In Zunongwangia profunda SM-A87, the following proteins share a genomic window:
- a CDS encoding type IX secretion system plug protein encodes MNRLVFLIVFLSFTSLGLSQAEQEMAPPNYIRTVKLYGENSTNNGNPIIPINGMLNLTFDDIIGDEADYYYKIQYYDYNWRPTQLSKNEYMEGLDNIRIMNYQNSYNTLQPFSHYELSIPNQYTKALKVSGNYMIKIFNENEELVFSRKFMIYESEVTVTPVIKRARDLQFIDTKQVVNFTVDSPSLLLRNPDQTVKPLIIQNNNLKTAIKDIKPQYTIGNQLIYRYDMPTSFWGANEYLKFDTKDLRATTADIARIDVDQLYHHYLNLDISRATTPYTYNPDINGGFVIRQLDAEDVDTEAEYTWVHFSLKNYEPLDGGILHIYGNFNNFTPDQSTALNYNEETGYYETARLFKQGYYDYKYVLVNKDGAINEGFISGNYDETENEYRVLIYYREIGGRYDRIIGMGTANSKNISN; translated from the coding sequence ATGAATAGATTAGTTTTTTTGATCGTTTTCTTAAGCTTTACAAGCCTTGGCCTTAGTCAGGCAGAGCAGGAAATGGCTCCACCAAATTACATAAGAACTGTTAAATTATATGGGGAAAATTCTACCAATAATGGAAATCCTATAATCCCAATCAACGGAATGTTAAATTTAACATTTGACGATATCATTGGAGATGAAGCCGATTATTATTATAAAATACAATATTACGACTATAACTGGCGCCCTACACAACTTTCGAAAAATGAATATATGGAAGGCCTGGATAATATAAGAATTATGAATTACCAAAATTCTTATAATACCCTTCAGCCTTTTTCGCATTACGAATTAAGTATTCCGAACCAGTATACCAAGGCACTAAAAGTTTCTGGAAATTATATGATTAAGATTTTCAATGAAAATGAAGAACTGGTTTTTTCAAGAAAATTTATGATTTATGAATCTGAAGTTACTGTCACTCCCGTTATCAAAAGAGCTAGAGACCTTCAATTTATAGACACTAAACAAGTGGTAAATTTCACAGTAGATTCCCCTAGCCTGTTGCTTCGAAATCCCGATCAAACTGTAAAGCCTTTAATTATTCAGAATAACAACTTAAAAACTGCCATTAAAGACATCAAACCCCAATACACCATCGGTAACCAGTTAATTTATCGATATGATATGCCAACTTCCTTTTGGGGCGCTAATGAATATTTGAAATTTGACACCAAAGATCTTAGAGCGACAACCGCAGATATTGCAAGAATCGACGTAGATCAACTATACCACCATTATTTGAATCTGGACATCTCTAGGGCTACGACCCCTTATACTTATAATCCTGATATTAATGGCGGATTTGTAATTAGACAACTTGATGCTGAAGATGTTGACACTGAAGCCGAATATACCTGGGTTCACTTTTCTTTAAAAAATTATGAGCCATTGGATGGTGGAATATTACATATTTACGGAAATTTTAATAATTTCACTCCCGACCAAAGTACGGCGCTTAATTACAACGAAGAAACCGGATATTATGAAACTGCCCGTCTTTTTAAACAGGGATACTACGATTATAAATATGTACTTGTAAATAAAGACGGTGCCATAAATGAAGGTTTTATTAGTGGAAACTACGACGAAACAGAAAATGAATATCGAGTACTCATCTATTATCGCGAAATCGGGGGAAGATATGACAGGATTATTGGCATGGGCACGGCAAACTCCAAGAATATTAGCAACTAA
- a CDS encoding NADH:ubiquinone reductase (Na(+)-transporting) subunit B, with protein sequence MEWIRQRLDKFKEPFGKGKKLEKYAPAINALDTFLFTPNHTTKTGAHIRDGVDLKRTMITVVLALIPALIFGMWNGGYQYLHQLPEYANGVPFMDAFLEGASKIVPMIIVSYVIGLGIEFAFAIFRGHEVNEGYLVTGLLIPMVMPIDIPLWMVGVSVVFSVIIGKEAFGGTGMNILNPALTARAFAFFAYPTYMSGNTVWVHNAYEVDGVSGETILGKLASGTDVPYNTMDMFSGLIPGSIAETSTICILAGALILVLTKVGSWRIILSGFIGAAIMAFIFNSLPALGVEGNDLTNFPWYNHLVIGGLAFGVVFMATDPVSAAQTMKGKWIYGFLIGFFAVMIRIFNPAYPEGIMLAILLMNVFAPVIDHYVIQGNVKKRKKRLATVKEVKTA encoded by the coding sequence ATGGAATGGATAAGACAACGATTAGATAAATTTAAAGAGCCTTTTGGTAAGGGCAAAAAACTTGAAAAGTACGCTCCTGCCATTAATGCTCTGGATACTTTTTTGTTTACACCTAACCACACCACTAAAACCGGTGCTCACATTCGTGATGGTGTAGATCTAAAAAGAACAATGATTACAGTAGTGTTAGCCCTAATCCCGGCCCTTATTTTTGGGATGTGGAATGGTGGATACCAGTACTTACATCAATTACCAGAATATGCGAATGGTGTTCCGTTTATGGATGCCTTTTTAGAAGGAGCTTCGAAAATCGTACCTATGATCATAGTTTCTTATGTTATAGGTCTTGGAATTGAGTTTGCTTTCGCAATTTTTAGAGGGCATGAAGTTAACGAAGGTTACCTGGTAACTGGATTACTTATTCCTATGGTAATGCCAATTGATATTCCGCTTTGGATGGTTGGTGTTTCTGTAGTTTTTTCTGTAATTATTGGTAAAGAAGCTTTTGGGGGTACAGGGATGAATATTCTTAACCCGGCCTTAACGGCACGTGCATTTGCTTTCTTTGCCTATCCAACTTATATGTCTGGTAATACTGTATGGGTACACAATGCTTATGAGGTCGACGGTGTTTCAGGAGAGACTATTTTAGGGAAGTTAGCATCAGGTACAGATGTTCCTTACAATACAATGGATATGTTCTCTGGTTTAATTCCGGGTTCTATTGCAGAAACTTCAACAATTTGTATTCTGGCCGGTGCTCTTATTTTAGTACTTACTAAAGTTGGTAGCTGGAGAATTATTTTAAGTGGGTTTATTGGGGCAGCAATAATGGCTTTTATATTTAACTCACTTCCAGCTTTAGGTGTTGAAGGAAATGATCTAACTAATTTCCCATGGTACAATCATCTGGTAATTGGAGGTCTTGCTTTTGGTGTAGTGTTTATGGCAACAGATCCTGTATCTGCAGCGCAAACAATGAAAGGGAAATGGATTTATGGATTTTTGATTGGATTCTTTGCGGTGATGATCAGAATCTTTAACCCTGCATATCCGGAAGGAATTATGTTAGCGATCTTATTAATGAATGTATTTGCTCCTGTAATAGATCACTATGTGATTCAAGGAAATGTGAAGAAAAGAAAGAAAAGATTAGCTACAGTTAAAGAAGTGAAAACAGCTTAG
- a CDS encoding Na(+)-translocating NADH-quinone reductase subunit A, whose protein sequence is MSKDIRIKRGLTLRLKGEAEKQIVEAPRSKTYAIKPPDFHSVVPKMVLKEGAKVLAGDEIFFSKYTEEVRFTSPVSGTLKEIKRAEKRRIVEVIIEADTTDSYKDFGKLNAATAPAEAVKEKILASGCGAFIMQRPYDIVADPKDTPKAIFISAVTTAPLAADLGFVLKDKVKAFQEGIYALQKLTPGKVHLSVDDSSYPVLKDIQGVELHKVSGPHPAGNVGVQIHKIDPVNAGERVWVVGADHVPVIGNLFLTGYFQPKKAIALAGSEAKDRKYYNVIIGANSADLIGNQVPDDVRIISGDVLTGDQISNNHYLGFYHNTLTLIPEGNNYRMFGWLPFTYNNIHSNSKTSLSWLFPNRKYEPTTNLHGEERALVVTGEMEEVFPMDIYPMQLLKACMAGDIEKMENLGIYEVAPEDFALIDYVNTSKIEAQEIIRLGLDLMITEVG, encoded by the coding sequence ATGTCAAAAGACATTCGAATTAAAAGAGGACTTACTCTACGATTAAAAGGGGAGGCGGAAAAACAAATAGTTGAGGCCCCAAGGTCCAAGACCTATGCGATTAAACCTCCAGATTTTCACTCAGTTGTTCCTAAAATGGTTCTTAAAGAAGGAGCCAAAGTACTAGCGGGAGACGAAATTTTCTTTTCTAAATATACAGAAGAGGTAAGATTTACTTCGCCGGTTAGCGGAACCCTGAAAGAAATTAAAAGAGCTGAAAAGCGCCGAATAGTTGAGGTGATTATCGAAGCCGATACTACAGATTCTTACAAAGATTTTGGAAAACTTAATGCAGCTACCGCTCCGGCTGAAGCTGTTAAGGAAAAAATCCTTGCAAGTGGTTGCGGTGCTTTTATCATGCAACGTCCTTATGACATTGTAGCAGATCCAAAAGATACGCCAAAGGCGATTTTTATCTCTGCCGTAACTACAGCACCTTTAGCTGCAGACTTAGGCTTTGTTTTAAAAGACAAGGTAAAAGCATTTCAGGAAGGTATTTACGCTTTACAAAAACTTACACCGGGGAAAGTCCATCTATCTGTAGATGATTCTTCGTATCCAGTTCTTAAGGATATCCAAGGTGTAGAGTTACATAAAGTTAGTGGCCCTCACCCTGCAGGTAATGTAGGTGTGCAAATCCATAAGATCGATCCTGTAAATGCGGGCGAGCGCGTTTGGGTGGTAGGTGCAGATCACGTTCCGGTAATCGGAAATCTATTTTTAACCGGATACTTCCAGCCTAAAAAAGCAATTGCTTTAGCAGGAAGTGAAGCTAAGGATAGAAAATACTATAATGTGATTATTGGAGCAAATTCTGCAGATCTTATCGGTAATCAAGTTCCAGATGATGTAAGGATTATTTCTGGAGATGTGTTAACTGGAGATCAGATCTCCAATAATCATTATTTAGGATTTTATCATAATACATTAACCTTAATTCCTGAAGGTAACAACTACAGAATGTTTGGATGGTTACCTTTTACTTATAATAATATCCATTCTAATTCGAAAACATCATTGTCATGGTTGTTTCCTAATAGAAAATATGAGCCTACCACTAATCTTCATGGTGAAGAGCGTGCTTTGGTAGTTACGGGAGAAATGGAAGAGGTTTTTCCTATGGATATTTATCCAATGCAATTGCTAAAGGCATGTATGGCTGGTGATATCGAGAAAATGGAAAATTTAGGAATTTACGAAGTAGCTCCTGAAGATTTTGCATTGATAGATTATGTAAACACTTCTAAAATAGAAGCTCAGGAAATCATTCGTCTTGGTTTAGACTTAATGATTACTGAAGTAGGATAA
- a CDS encoding Na(+)-translocating NADH-quinone reductase subunit C, producing MEEKTVNKTNTNGYTFIFAIIMVLVVASVLAFTATSLKPLQSENVRNEKMQNILATVGIETSRDSAQALYDKYITETISLREDGSVDKSVDAFEVDLTKELRKPVNEQIYPLYIADIEGAKYYIIPLRGKGLWDAIWGYISLKDDVNTVKGAVFDHKGETPGLGAEITQAWFQERFEDEKIFDGNGNLIGVSVVKGSKGDADKDDNQVDAISGATITGNGVSDMISERLKHYLPYFKQQTDVKVATK from the coding sequence ATGGAAGAGAAAACAGTAAATAAAACAAATACAAACGGCTATACTTTTATATTCGCTATTATAATGGTGTTAGTGGTAGCCAGTGTACTTGCTTTTACGGCAACATCGCTAAAGCCTTTGCAAAGTGAGAATGTGCGTAATGAAAAAATGCAAAACATTCTTGCTACTGTAGGTATAGAAACCAGCAGGGATAGCGCACAGGCTTTATATGATAAATACATTACAGAAACAATTTCTTTAAGAGAAGATGGTTCTGTAGATAAATCGGTTGATGCTTTTGAGGTAGACCTAACAAAAGAATTGCGTAAACCGGTTAATGAGCAAATTTACCCATTATATATAGCCGATATCGAGGGGGCTAAATATTATATAATACCTCTTAGAGGTAAAGGACTTTGGGATGCGATCTGGGGATATATTTCTCTTAAGGATGATGTCAATACAGTAAAAGGTGCTGTTTTTGATCACAAAGGGGAAACACCAGGTCTTGGAGCAGAAATTACACAGGCATGGTTTCAGGAACGTTTTGAAGATGAAAAAATATTTGATGGAAACGGAAATCTTATAGGAGTGTCTGTTGTAAAAGGAAGTAAGGGAGATGCAGATAAAGATGATAATCAGGTTGATGCCATATCTGGTGCTACCATTACCGGTAACGGGGTTTCTGATATGATATCTGAGAGATTAAAGCATTACCTGCCTTATTTTAAGCAACAAACTGATGTTAAAGTAGCAACTAAGTAA
- a CDS encoding NADH:ubiquinone reductase (Na(+)-transporting) subunit D, giving the protein MKTDNKQTSTDSAQKAAEKKKDEMILFLSSSEEKEHFLSKNNRKLLSDPFNDNNPITVQVLGICSALAITVQLRPALVMALAVIVVVAFSNIIVSLIRNLIPNRIRIIVQLVVVASLVILVDQVLKAYSYDVSKQLSVFVGLIITNCIVMGRLEAFALGNGVYKSFLDGIGNGAGYGFILIVVAFFRELLGSGKLFGYEVLGHKAPTLADSTGLYALGYENNGLMLLSPMALIIVGIIIWVQRARNRKLIEE; this is encoded by the coding sequence ATGAAGACAGATAACAAACAAACTTCTACAGATTCGGCTCAAAAGGCTGCTGAGAAGAAAAAAGATGAAATGATTCTGTTCTTATCAAGTTCAGAAGAGAAGGAACATTTTCTGTCTAAGAATAACAGGAAATTATTATCAGATCCATTTAACGACAATAACCCTATTACTGTACAGGTATTAGGTATTTGTTCGGCGTTAGCAATTACGGTACAATTAAGGCCTGCTTTAGTAATGGCTTTGGCGGTAATTGTAGTAGTAGCTTTTTCTAACATCATCGTTTCTTTAATTAGAAATTTAATTCCTAATAGAATTAGGATTATCGTACAGCTTGTAGTAGTTGCCTCTTTGGTGATTTTAGTGGATCAGGTACTTAAAGCCTACTCTTATGATGTGAGTAAGCAGCTTTCGGTTTTCGTAGGTCTTATTATTACAAACTGTATTGTAATGGGACGTTTAGAGGCTTTCGCTTTAGGAAATGGTGTGTATAAATCTTTTCTTGACGGTATAGGAAATGGAGCCGGTTATGGTTTTATTCTTATCGTAGTGGCTTTCTTTAGAGAACTATTAGGTTCAGGGAAATTATTTGGATACGAAGTCTTAGGACATAAAGCGCCAACATTAGCAGATTCTACTGGTCTTTATGCCTTAGGTTATGAAAATAACGGTTTGATGTTGTTATCACCAATGGCACTTATTATTGTAGGGATCATTATTTGGGTACAACGTGCAAGAAACCGCAAACTAATCGAAGAATAA